A stretch of DNA from Glycine max cultivar Williams 82 chromosome 18, Glycine_max_v4.0, whole genome shotgun sequence:
TTAAATATAGAATCATATTCgaagacttaaaaaaaatgagttgaaaTGCCTTTGGAAAAAGGAAATGCATGAATAGATATGTTCTGTTTCGAGTATGCCCTTTTTGTGGATAcccatgaaataaaatatatcttcaAATACTTGGCATGAGTTCAAATCAGATTGGATTTGGAATATTTACGCATAGCAATATCTATAAATAGAATTTGGTCAATGTCTTATTTCATcgattgaatttgaatttgatgatTCAACATCAGATTATTGTGGGTAATCGATTCCCACCCTCCCAAATTATGCTtacttttaagatattttacagggaaaaaaaaagagagaagagaagcacaacatgcttgtgaaaaataGAATACACTTGAAATCACTCGAGATGAGCAACAGAGTGCCACACCAACACCAACAAGTGCTagatttgacttttttttttttttaaaacgagTAAGAATGAAGTAATTTCAATtgttactaaaaaaaatcaacagttTATGTTTCAACACATTCATGATTTGTTGCAAATCTGGAGCAAGAAGGTGAAGAGTGGGGGAAATGATAGTTTACAGACGAAAACAAGAAATAGAATGCCATAAGTTACTAACTAATTACATAACTTCCACCGTGTTTTCATGTTtcatgttttcaaaattttgaaatttgtttccatttttggtCCTAATTTAGGGAATGTTTTCAAcaagaaaataaagcaaaacaCATTTACTTTTCTATGAAGAATGTAGAATGAAGAATGTGTGGGTCCCACAtcttgaatattattttcatccttcaaaacaaacacaaccctTAAgtctaaataacaaaatttaagcaAGTATCAGCTCTTAATTAATGCACATATCATCAGACAACTACATTCAAAAGCAGTGATTGATCACCAAAATGTCCATGCTGTCTCTACTGATATTGAAGAAAAGTTAGTTCCATATAAGTATGGTATTTAACAAAACTAGCAAGCACTCAATTAATCTGGCAAAGTGCCAGTAACAGCAATTGCTGCTATGAGGTTGAGCCATTAATTCTTCTTACCAATAGTCTCGGGCCGCACGAACACAAACcatctttaaaattatgaaaacgaTTTCCATCCCTTTCAACAAGCTTTAATATAAGTATTATGGCAGAATAACAGCTCACACATGCTCTAAGATTCTTTGTTATTATAAGTGTAGTTCCTGAAGAAGTACTAATAAGCACATAACCAACAGCTATCCTCTCACTATGAAAACTAAGATTCTGTATGCGGTACAAACCCAACCTCATCAATAAGCTAAGGAGTTTTCAAGCCATAGAACCGTGTACATTATCTCTCAAGAGGTAAtttgatgattttattatgtaaCTGCTAAACAATGTTGAAAATACTTCCATTAGTTGGCTCAGGCTTCGGACTTTAGTATTTTTAGTTACCTTGATGATCCAACTTCTTTACATACTTATCTGACCTCAGAGTATTTCTCCCCTGATTTCAAGCTCTCCTGCAGCCACTGATAAAGAAGAACTTTCTACAGCAAGCATcactaaacaagaaaagaacagGGCCTCTAAaaacatatctttttttttgtaacatcTAAAAGCAGATTTTGaacataagtaaaagcaataatccaccttatatatttcaaatgtaattgtaatttgtaacacAGACCAAAACATTATATCATGTCCGTAGTGATTTACAAAGCTCATTGCTTAACCACTTTATtttgtgatttattttatttgagaaatCACAGAAAAAAATGTTCTTTATTTCCCATTCTATTACTAAtctttttcttctatatatgattcattttacataaaaaattgtGTTGATAAAACTTTTTTGATTCGGGTGACTGGTACTTATTCACAAAGAAATTGCACCAGGTGGAATGCAGAGAAATTGCACCAGACCAACTTCCTAAAGGACAGGAGGGCGTTGCAGCTCAAACTTGCAAATCATTGTGGTACTGGTTTGAgtgttttatatttcattttaaaaaataaaaaataacagtgaaaataagtttgtttaaaatttacaaaatactttctttaaaaatattttaaaaaacaagccaaaaattgaaaaacaacataTCAACGTTTTcggtctttttaaaaaaaataaaaacatgatgacacatttaaatactttttttttctcgacACACATTTTCTAAATcatttttagaaaatgaaaagaaaatagattCTCCTCTTCGTAAGTCAGATCATGCAAGACAGATTCTGTATGTGGGACAAACCCAAGCTCCTTTATCCCTATACTTTCTAATATCTGAAGCTCATTGAAAATTTCCTTAGCCATTGGGTGTGAACAAGAGAGCacaactaaaaatctaaaaGCACTATTGAAATTAAGCTTTTCGTTACCATAAACTTGGGCCTtgaaatgtatatataaatatgaagtAAGTTGAGCTAAAGACGTTTTCTTCATGTACCCGCATTTTTTCTTCTACACCcagtatattttttcttctacacCCAACATATTTTTGACCATTATAACATTGCCCTTACGGATTGGTAATTCAATtcgaattattaaaaatatgttttacgaaataatttaaaattaatgatcaaTACAGGTCTTAAACTTATGACTTTCATTCTAACCAATTGAACTAATATGTCAATTatgctaaaaaataattaatgttgttatatataacactaaattttctaattcatatttaatacacataaattttacataataaattttgtaacaactaattttgatctaataatgtatttttttaatatataaatttttattaaacctataaatttcatttaaaatttatatatgtaaaaaaatattattagatcaaaattaattgttacaaaatttattatctaaacttatatgtatattaaatataaattagaaaattttgtgttatatataacaacgttaattattttttaatataattgactTATTAGTTCAATTGATTAGAATGTTGTGTTAATAATGTGAAAGTCATAAGTTTGACACCTCTATgagtcattaattttaaattattttgtaaattaaaacgtatttttaacaatatttatgGGTCATATTATATAGATTATCAATTCTTAAGAGTTCATACGCATCTGTAAGGTCCATATGTATGATGCTTGTGGATTGTAAATGTTGAAATGGTAAAAAATATGATAGTAGAAGAAAAAAGGATGACGCAGAAAGAAAACGCCAAGCCTAAGCAATACATGCATAGCTACAAAGTTGAATGAAGCCAAGCCCGTCAACTTTTGTACAGCTAAGCAAACACCCAAGAGACATGTGCTGGTTAGGCTGGTGCTTAATTTCCTTTGTCAATATCATGGAGGTTCGACAAATCTTTTAGGCTGGTGCTTATCAAGGAatagtttataaataaatttaggtTAGAATGAGTCAAACTGATTTATTTCTATCTAAGAAACAATTgttcaaatttgtaaaatatttcaCACCCTTGATTAAACAACTGttgattttaaaattgtgtTTCAAGTTTTAAAAATCCAATATACAACTAGCTAGTATTATAACATGAACTCAACAATCATGTGAAGAGTGAAGACATcttcaaataattaagaaacgGTCAATAGTACAAGTGTACTGCAACTATATTCTTTTGGTTTCGTTGGGATATATTGTTATAAGTGGTTTGCTTTGGGTAGGTATAACCATACGTTTTCTatctttgatatatatatatatatatatatatatataaagccattatttatgttttctttaatgATGACAGCTAGCCATCCTTAAAGACTGAAAGGTTCCATAGAAAAAACAACAAGGAGTTTTGAAAAAAAGTGCAATCTCGATGAACAACTTGCATTGCAACTTGTTTTCTCAAATGGTTGAGTCgtataagaaaaaacaaaactcaatttACAGTCATTATTGAAAGTGattcaataaaaattgaatgacATCATATTGTGAAGTCATGCGTTGCAGTGATTCATCATATTGAAAGTGattcaataaaaattgaacTTGTAAAGTACTTTGTTCTCATATTGATTATTGCAACTTCTTGTCCAAGCTCCATTGTCTTGCTAGGAAGAGAAAAATGGCAACAAATGGCAAGACACCTGCGATAGGAATCGATTTGGGCACGACATACTCATGCGTTGCAGTGTGGCggcatgatcgagtggagatcaTCGTGAACGACCAAGGAAACAGAACAACACCCTCTTATGTTGCTTTCAATAACACCCAAAGGATGATTGGTGATGCTGCCAAGAACCAGGCTGCTACCAATCCAACCAACACTGTCTTTGGAAAAATACTAAACCCTTTAGCTTAATTATGCTTGCTTTAAATGggaactaaaatatataaaggtCATTTGCAATTTTTTCATTCATGAATATACTCACACGTGCACACACATACTAGTATTGGTTTAACTTCTGAAATGATCAAAATCCTAAAGGGTTAATCTAATGAAGCAAGATATAAGGTCTCACATTTGATAGGTTACTTGTTCGAACTTTTACTTGTCTCTTTAGATCGAGTGAGATAAATGTAAGCTTTTTTTAGTATAACTTCCCACTAAAAAGCATTTTCCTTTGAATACACACTGCTTATGTTAAGAATGGCTTGGAGAGTATATATCTTGGAATATatcttctaaatttttaatatatcttgGAAGGAGAAAGCTTCAATAAGACTAAGAATAAGTTTTTGAGAATGTGGAAGTTTTAAAGTGAAAAGTGTTTTCTACTTCTCCTTAATATAAAAAGCATTTAAGAGGGTTGAAAATACAATATAGCACAGTTAGACATCACCAAAAAAATTTGACCAATTAAATACAGCATATAATTGCTTTGTAAGTACGTACTAGTAGCAATGTagcatcaatatatatatatatatatatatatatatatatatatatgtggatGGTGAGGTTGTCTGACATCATATTTTTGGGAAAGACAACTCAGTATACCTTGCTACCGTTACATATGGTCATACTCTGGATTGGGTCTGAAGATCTTTGAATTTGTTCCCTCTTGTGCTTCATTAGCCTCCTTTCTTGCTGATCTTTTCCACCACTCtttatatatgatataatgGCTATAATGTCGGTTTTTTGGGCTTGTCTTCCCCCAAATATTGGGGAAAACTGATATATTCCTTTTTTCCCACGGATTAAACGgggatagaaaaaatatatatatatatatatatatatatatatatatatatatatatatatatatatatatatatatatatatatatatatatatatatatatatatatatatatatatatatatatatatatataagataatttataagacatttaatgttattttaggaTTACTCTATTAAAGAGAATACTACTGGTTATTCAAATTGTAACTATCATCTTGGTGGTTTGAGTACCGGTATTAGCTTATTAGGAATGAATTCTTAAGtaaattattgaatttaaattttttagataaaaaatgtGGTAAAAAATCCTACTAAAGATATAAATTTCTGACAAGCGTTAATTATCAACaaattagtaaataatttacatgaatatggtgatgataaaaaaaagttacttaaataggaaagaaataaaagatgtaACGTATCGTGTTATGATTCATATGAGAAAAAGttacttattaaatatataaagtgTTTTAATTGTTCAAACTTAACAAGTTGGAGCGAAAAGTATAGTCTTCGTGAGCGAAAAGTATAGTCTTAGtagtttattattctttaatctCTAATAATTTCTTCTTTGTGGGAGACTCTATTAGAGtggaatataatttattttcgcTTCTTGTTGCTCTGTTAGAGATATttggaatcaaaataaaaaacacagcAGTGTCCCTGCACAAGTGCCAGTTTCTTCTGCTCCAAACTAAACTTTACTGATCTGAGAGTGTGCAAGAGAGAAACTAAATGGCAACAAATGAGAGCACACCGGTGATAGGGATCGATCTAGGCACGACATACTCGTGCGTTGCAGTGTGGCAACACGACCGTGTGGTGATCATCACGAACGACCAAGGGAACAGAACAACACCCTCTTGTGTTGCCTTCAAAAACACCCAAAGGATGATCGGTGATGCTGCTATAAATCAAGCTGCTGCCAATCCAACCAATACTGTCTTTGGTAAAATATACGCTAAACCTATTTAATTTCCTTATATATGGTGCATCAATTTACCCTTACTAACCTTAGCCCTGATTGATGGTTAGGGCATCATCTTGTCCATTATCATTGTTAACCAGTTGGCAAGTGTATCAATTTGTGAGTGTCGAATGCACAcagattttgtttatatttagatTAAAACAAATCTAATTTataagtaaaagataagaaatttaaaatataagatgcaaaaagataaaagataagataaagatttaaatgaaaagataagagataaaagatagagaaataaaatatttaaatttaaaggtgataaagaaaacaaataaaaaaaataaacaatatgaaTTCAAGTGAATTTTTGTTAAGACCTAACCTGTCTTGTTTGTTTAGaatgtatgattttatgatttttgtttatcaattcAAGTGAATTTATCCTACCACATCTATTCATTTACTTCTCCTGATTCTTCaggatgacaagcctattttatttcaaataacatGCATAAAGtatgaattctagatgtttgcatgAATACATGGacataaaattattactttattatgaaatcctttctttttgttcgattagaagttatcctctcTCGAATGTCTAATCCCTAtaaaaactaatgcatgcatactttctttaaatcttatttagaagttaccccCTCCCGAACACCTGGTATTGCATTAATAAACACTGAAGAGTACATCAATACATCGCTTTAACTTTTAGGCCGGCCAAGTCCTAAATAGGAGTTTAGTCACTCATGCCATGAGGACTTTACAATAACAAGAGGTGaaataaagaaagagagaaaatggtGAAAGCAAGGAAAGATTTCCCCTACTAGAGGGGGTTGGAGGTGTGTCTTTTTGTTTGGCTTGACTTCCTCTTTTATAGTTGTTGAAATGGATTTGGATCTAAtgctaaaaatatttctttttgatattttttcgatctttttttcttttaatctatcattttcatatctacaagccataaataataaaaatatcaattcctaTCCTTTAAGCAAAAAACaactactaaataaatatttttaaagatattttaatatatttttattataaaaatagctCATATTTAACGGTTATCAATGATATGTAGTTAGTTGTCTCTTTAGTGTATTTTTTATCCAGAGATGAATCGGGTTAAGATCAAGATAGGATAAGATCTATTCCTCTATccatatattatatgtatataaaatataattatatacatataataataatattcaatctattataaaaaatatataataatattagtgATTTTGTCTATGATATTTTCTTTGAtggaaatttattaaaaattattaatcattaattaattgaaaaataaaatccattAAAATGATTGATTTTATACACACTTCACCTATCATAGAGTgtagttaatatttttctaatatatatatatatatatatatatatatatatatataatattattatgaaaaatatgtatctaagatttaaatatataatatgtagtaatataactttttttgctagtggttaaatcaaattaaatttaaaaataagaagtgTCTTTGAAAGGAGtaaaccataaaattaaaattaaacacttAAATATATGAGATTAGAATAAAATACGACAAAACACTCtagtttatatatgaaaaaaattggtgAACATCAAACTCTATTAGCATTAAAGGTGTGATAACAATCACAAAGTGTTCCACCTTAAATAGTATTATGAGTTTAAGTTTTAAATACTTGGTTACCTTAATTTGCAGGAAACTCTCGTTTATTTTGCAGGTGCTAAGCGGCTAATTGGTAGGAGATTTAGTAATCCAGAGGTTCAAAGTGATATGAAGCAATGGCCATTCAAAGTCATTGCTGATGTTAATGACAAACCAATGATCGCTGTTAATTACAATTGTGAGGAAAGGCACTTTTCTGCAGAAGAAATTTCGTCCATGGTTTTGGAAAAAATGCGAGCGATTGCAGAGTCATTCCTTGGATCAACAGTGAAGAATGCTGTTATCACTGTGCCAGCTTACTTCAATGACTCTCAGCGACAAGCTACCAAAGATGCTGGTGCCATTGCTGGCCTCAATGTTTTGAGAATCATCAATGAGCCAACTGCTGCGGCAATTGCATATCGGcttgaaaggaaaaattgtaATAATGAAAGAAggaatgtttttgtgtttgatcTTGGTGGTGGTACTTTGGATGTGTCTCTTCTTGTTTTTGAGAAGGATTATATCCGAGTTAAGGCAACATCTGGAGACACTCACCTCGGAGGAGAGGACTTCGATAACAATATGGTGACTTACTGTGTGAAAGAGTTTcagagaaagaataaaaaggaCATTAGTGGAAACGAAAGAGCCCTTAGGAGGTTGAGGACTGCTTGTGAGAAAGCAAAGAGAATACTTTCATCCACTGTAATGACCACCATTGAGGTAGACTCTTTGTATGATGGTATTGATTTCCACTCATCAATAAGTCGCGCAAAGTTTGAGGAACTCAACATGGACTACCTTAACAAGTGTATGGAGTTTGTAGAGAAGTGTCTGATAGATGCTAAGATGGACAAGAGTAGTGTTCATGATGTTGTCCTCGCAGGTGGATCTACTAGGATTCCCAAATTGCAGCAACTATTAAGTGACTTCTTTGATGGGAAGGATCTCTGCAAATGCATCAATGCTGATGAGGCCGTTGCATATGGTGCTGCTGTCCATGCTTCTATGCTTAATGGTGAGTCCAGTGAGAAGGTTCAAAACACTTTACCGAGGGAAGTCACTCCTCTTTCCCTTGGGTTGGAAAAAGAAGGAGGTATCATGAAAGTAATCATTCCTAGGAATACTAGCATTCCTACAAAGATGGAAGATGTATTCACAACACATTTGGATAACCAAATCAATATCTTGATTCATGTTTATGAGGGTGAGAGGCAAAGAACTAGAGACAACAACTTGTTGGGCAAGTTTGTGCTAGAAATTCCTCCAGTTCCGCGTGGTGTTCCTCAAATAATCGTTTGCTTTGAAGTTGATGATGAGGGTATCTTGCACGTCTCTGCCAAGGAGAATTCCTTGGGAATAACCAAGAAGGTGACCATAATAAATGACAAAGGAAGGCTTTCtgaggaagaaattaagaggaTGATATCAGAAGCAGAGAGGTACAAAGCTGAAGATGAGATGTATAGGAAGAAGGTAGAAGCAAGGTATGCATTGGAGAAGTACGCATACAACATAAGGAATGCTATAAAGCATAAGGGGATTAGTTTGAAGCTTTCTCCGGAAGACAAGGAAAAGATCAATGATGCAGTTGATCGTGCCTTAGAATGGCTTGAGGTCAGTGTGGATGCTGAAAAAGAAGATGTTGACAATTTCCGGGGCAATCTTTCTAGCGTTTTTGATACAATCATGGTTAAAATGATAAAGGGTGAGGATAATGGTGCGCCTCCAGGTGCTGTTGCTAGCTCTGGTAGCAAAAGTGGGAAGAATCGCTGGTTATCAATATTGGCAAAATTTGGTCTCCAGGCAGTGTATTCAGCTGTTACAGGTGATATCATTGGATTTGTTTCCGTGATTGTTGACTGTTTGGCAAATTAgctattatttatcattttgaagatagaaattaaatcaataataagAAAACATGAAAGTTCATTTGTAATGCAGAGAATTGAGTTGAGAATCTTTTACTAGCATTTGTAGAAATCCAATTGTCATCTATTCTAGTACTCTTGTTCATCGAGTTATCAACACATGCAAACTCGAGAGAAAACAGCAGAAGACTTACTAATAAGAAATAACTTAAATTAGCAGTGACCACAAGTGAAATGAATGATCCTTAACAAAAGCAATCAAGAATTAACTATTCAATGCAACTAGGTTCAGATTCAAATACTAGCACAAGGAAATTGAAATACAGCAACGTTAAAATAaccacttttgttttttgtcaaaTACATCATTCTAATTAGTGATCAATTATATCATTCGAACTCCGAAGAAAACCTATAAGAATTTTTCAAACATTTGAACTCCGAAGTCTCAACTAAACTTATCAATAACAAACGAAAGCCACCAATTAAATAGCAATAGCAACAGTTATCGATTACTAGTTTTTAGAGGGTCATTCTCATAAGTATATGAAtacattatcttttatttatttatttcaaatattatcttttaatttaaatttcattttttatttgaattttatatatgaatacattatattaaatttaaaacatctttccattttaaataaactaaaatttaaaatcattgtTATAATCTTAGTcaatcttaatttaaattttttttattttaaatcttgacatatcatatatcaataaaaatgatgtcaatattaatttgattaacttattttcataagtttctcatcaattttaaaagtctcatctcttttaatttaattttagagtttaatttttacacactactaattattaactaatgaaaaaaaccatcttagatataattttaaaaattattattataaaaaaaacaataatcttatcctacattattataatttaaaagaaatagcatttcaaactaattattatatttttttctgatCTAAAGTCTATTGCATTGGTAGGTGTTATACTTTTGAGATATTATCTACTTTGATTCGCATAACTTcacaattttattcttaaaaaacatctcaataaattaaatatatatatatatatatatatatatatatatatatatatatatatataaatttaattacctAAAACTTTAATTCCTAAATAACGAgagttttatatattataagagaacccttaattatatatgtgtattttttttaaagaatttttttattgtaatcatTACAAATTTGTAACTTCTTATCCAAACAAAAGTGACGTGAGTGTAAAATGCTGACACTTAACTTTCACTTGATTCATTCTTAACTAAATTTAGTTCTTTAACCAAGCTTTCATGTTTGTTTATTATCATTCCTTTTAGGAATACCATCTTCTTTTTTCTAGGAATACCATCAATGCAGATATCTCATTTTTAACCTTATTAACTTCATTTTACATTTgtcattttgaaaatttgttaCTATCTTTAATCATACCATAtacattctttaatattttatatacgtattttataaaagataaataatatagagaatcatattaaaaattaagaataatttgatatagataaaatattaattacaattttaaatttacgtattatcatttaaaaataaacaaataaattaacgtTAATTACTACTTTAAACTTGCTATACACGAATAATGACAAAGGTTGAAGACTTACTTCTCAAGTCAATGAATACGGGACACGGGTTCAAAACACACTTCCCTTGTCTTTTCCCACGGATATCAAATTCCTTTTTTCCCACGGACCACCGGCTCACGTAAATTCATCTCTTAATGTGGGTACATTAACTAGTCAAAGAATATTGTAAGAAAACAAGTTTTGTGTGACCCTCAATAAATTGATATGACGAGCACATAAATCAACCAAACACAAGTCTTTATGGGACCCTCAATAAACCGATACTACAAGTCtaattttattaacttatttcATAGAAGATGATATGTGATTGTGAAATAGAGAGATGAAATTATTAGAGATTAAAGAATAATTTGTTAAAAAGgaaatattattgaaaataaaataacataaagtaACCATTCAAATGAATAAAGTAGAGATGAAATCACCCAAAGAAATCGCAGTTATTGAAATGACTCAATTGAGTATatttgagataaaataaaagtcatgtttttATTACTGCAAAAACTATTTcattaaagataattaaaatatattattttttatactttatatttattatttcaaaattaaaatagaaaaaataataatattcaattgtataaaaacaattgtttatgatatatatatatatatatatatatatatataagataatttataagacatttaatgtttttttaggaTTACTCTATTAAAGAGAATACTACTAGT
This window harbors:
- the LOC100798636 gene encoding heat shock cognate 70 kDa protein 2 isoform X2, producing MATNGKTPAIGIDLGTTYSCVAVWRHDRVEIIVNDQGNRTTPSYVAFNNTQRMIGDAAKNQAATNPTNTVFGAKRLIGRRFSNPEVQSDMKQWPFKVIADVNDKPMIAVNYNCEERHFSAEEISSMVLEKMRAIAESFLGSTVKNAVITVPAYFNDSQRQATKDAGAIAGLNVLRIINEPTAAAIAYRLERKNCNNERRNVFVFDLGGGTLDVSLLVFEKDYIRVKATSGDTHLGGEDFDNNMVTYCVKEFQRKNKKDISGNERALRRLRTACEKAKRILSSTVMTTIEVDSLYDGIDFHSSISRAKFEELNMDYLNKCMEFVEKCLIDAKMDKSSVHDVVLAGGSTRIPKLQQLLSDFFDGKDLCKCINADEAVAYGAAVHASMLNGESSEKVQNTLPREVTPLSLGLEKEGGIMKVIIPRNTSIPTKMEDVFTTHLDNQINILIHVYEGERQRTRDNNLLGKFVLEIPPVPRGVPQIIVCFEVDDEGILHVSAKENSLGITKKVTIINDKGRLSEEEIKRMISEAERYKAEDEMYRKKVEARYALEKYAYNIRNAIKHKGISLKLSPEDKEKINDAVDRALEWLEVSVDAEKEDVDNFRGNLSSVFDTIMVKMIKGEDNGAPPGAVASSGSKSGKNRWLSILAKFGLQAVYSAVTGDIIGFVSVIVDCLAN
- the LOC100798636 gene encoding heat shock cognate 70 kDa protein 2 isoform X1 encodes the protein MATNESTPVIGIDLGTTYSCVAVWQHDRVVIITNDQGNRTTPSCVAFKNTQRMIGDAAINQAAANPTNTVFGAKRLIGRRFSNPEVQSDMKQWPFKVIADVNDKPMIAVNYNCEERHFSAEEISSMVLEKMRAIAESFLGSTVKNAVITVPAYFNDSQRQATKDAGAIAGLNVLRIINEPTAAAIAYRLERKNCNNERRNVFVFDLGGGTLDVSLLVFEKDYIRVKATSGDTHLGGEDFDNNMVTYCVKEFQRKNKKDISGNERALRRLRTACEKAKRILSSTVMTTIEVDSLYDGIDFHSSISRAKFEELNMDYLNKCMEFVEKCLIDAKMDKSSVHDVVLAGGSTRIPKLQQLLSDFFDGKDLCKCINADEAVAYGAAVHASMLNGESSEKVQNTLPREVTPLSLGLEKEGGIMKVIIPRNTSIPTKMEDVFTTHLDNQINILIHVYEGERQRTRDNNLLGKFVLEIPPVPRGVPQIIVCFEVDDEGILHVSAKENSLGITKKVTIINDKGRLSEEEIKRMISEAERYKAEDEMYRKKVEARYALEKYAYNIRNAIKHKGISLKLSPEDKEKINDAVDRALEWLEVSVDAEKEDVDNFRGNLSSVFDTIMVKMIKGEDNGAPPGAVASSGSKSGKNRWLSILAKFGLQAVYSAVTGDIIGFVSVIVDCLAN